DNA from Scheffersomyces stipitis CBS 6054 chromosome 1, whole genome shotgun sequence:
CTACTGTGAAATTGATagccagaaagaagaattcttcatcgCTACTCTACTGAGCTGCGTTGAACGATCCTTTTAATTCTTCTGCTGGGAATAGCGATGGCTTTTGGTTCGTCAAGTTCCCTTGTAGAAGAATGTCGTTTatattcaacaatgtcGCACTCTCTTCTCTAGCATGTCGCCTCTGCCCTACTAAAGAAATTTTTATCCATTCTCTATTTATAAAAttgttttcctttcttcttcagatagTAAATTTTAATTTCTCCGACCATTAGATAGAGCTTTGCACCATCTTCTCTATTGGTGCAGAGTGTGGACAGCGGAGGCAAATCGACGGACTTGCAACTTACTTTTGTTTGTATTTGACCCTGTGTTTAGATACTCTGGTTGCAAGTTCTACATTTAGTTAGTTCAACAGCATAGCAGTAGAAGCTTCTAGTGAAGATCGTAGAAAAATTAAGGAATTCAAGCCAAAAGGATCTTGTGAAGACAGCAATTGACGGCATGCCGACTTTCATCTCGTAGAATAGGTTGAAGACAGGCCAATTTCATTACCAGTTCAGTTTCTCTCGGCTCTGTAGTGGCAAGTCCGTTCTCGTTGGTTGTATTTGAAGCTCTGTGGTGCTGATACGCTAGTCACTAACTTGATTATATTAGTTTAGATCATCTGGTACCACAATTAGTTCTCAGTCTACTGACTCGTTCTACATCTTTTCCACCTTCTTTCAATCTATGTGTATTAACTAAGATAAAGCCATCTGTTTCCAGACGAGAAATGGTAATGCGAGAAAGCCTCGCAATCGTAAGAGATGAATGTTTTAGTCGTAAATGCAGTTGTGGTCCAGCACGCTTCCTGTAGCACTGCTGGATCCGTTGTGTCTTTGCTGGCAGATTAAAAGTTATAGGCTATGATTAAACAGGTTCACTTATTCAAGTTGAGTTCATTTGATTTCCATACGATCATTTTATCTTagtttttgaaaatcaTTGAATTTCATTTTAAATTCATTCATTTTGCTCATCTCGTCTCTTTTATCTTTCAGCTTAGTCGTTTAGCTCAACTCGGCTCTTCTTTGCTCCTTGacttgtttcaattcttgttgtcttctgATGAAGTCCAAGTTTTCACATTCTTCCCATGAGTGCTTGTCATGCTTGCAATCCACAGAAGAGTTAGCAGATTGTCTGATAAGGCATGTGTGGTAGAGTGCGAAGTAGGCAGCACATCTGTCTCTCCAACGTAAGGGAACTTTGTACTTTTGCAAGTCGTCTTCAGAAACTGTTTAGATTGTTGTTAGTACTAATATTCTCATGAATAAATAGCTCTTGAAATGCGTTTTCAGCtcaaaaaaaaagacaagattACTTACGAAGTGGTGGAAACTCGGTAACTGACATGGTGCTATGGACAAACTCTCTAATAAACCTAAATGGCGGCTCTATCTAAAGATTCTGTACTAATCTGAATTCTATATTGCATTGGATTTTCCAGTCCGCTTTTTTTCCGGCCAATAAAATTTCGCCCATAGAGACATAAGCATTCTATATACAGGATATCGAAAGCATTCTACAACCAACTATTAGGACAACTATTGGTGATTTGAAGGAACAGAAAGGAGCCTAATGAAGATATAAATATGTATGGGTACAACAGAATGTAGCATGGAATAGAGTTGCTTTTTTCTGTCTCGAAAATCGGGCGTCCTACGGTCAGCTGGTGCTGAAATTGACAATACTCGAGCTTAAAAAGTGTACATTGAAAATGTAGGTAGAGTCTGTGAAAAACTCTGGATGCTAAATATATAAacagtgaagaagtgaGTATCAAGCTGGAAAAGTCGAACGGCGGTGTAGTATTTAGAAATTGTAGTTGTGGAATCGTTTCTGATATCAAGACAATAGTGGGATATCAAGAGTCAAGTGATAATGATTGGGAAGAAAACTGTTACAATCTGTAATTTATACCAGTTCAAGATTCTTGATCCTTTGAATTTGCATTATTTTAACTTTTCGTTGTCTTTCATTGCcaattattttcttcaaatcttcaatatatcctcaatttcaaatcttgATGCTTTCGTATCCTCGATTCTCTGCGAAAGGGATTCATAACAATTCAAAAGTTTCGTCCATATATACTCCATTGCATTCAAACTTCCTCCTTAAACTTGACTTGGTCTTGCACTCTTTTTCTCCCTAGTGGGCATGCTTGGTGTGTGcatcaagtctttctttcaatgCCAAATACTGGCACTTGTAGAACTCGTCCTTAGACTTGGAACAGAATGAAGTACCCTTGTCAAGACACTTGTAGTATGTAATCAAATGGGCAGCACATTTGTCTCTGTGGATGAATGGAACTTTATGTTCGTCCAATTCTGCTTGTGGTGCTGAAATTGAATGTTAGTATAAATCCTATAAGGTCTCAAAAATCTTATTCAAGCGTGATTAAAGACGGGAAAAAGTGTGCTACTTACGAATGGCAGGATACTCGTACTTCTCAGAATGTTCAGCAGTCATTTCGGCTTCTATATGTATTGTTTTGGGAGAATCTCAAACGGTACAACCAGATTCAAGATTTCAACTCTCACAGCTGAGTTTTGGCATTTCTCATTTCAGTATCGAAATCCTGCATATACTCCACAAAAATGAGAAAAAAATAACTGCCGGTCCCAGGAATCGAACTTGGGTTTCTTCGGCCACAACGAAGTGTACTAACCACTATACTAGACCGGCTAATTGGTTGAAGACAAAAATGGTCAAAAGAAATCTGAGCTGTAAAAATCACGCCATAAATGTCACGTGCAGAGGAAAATCGACTTTTGGCCGACTTTGGGCCGATAATTCTATTGGTATTTGATCATATCAATCAGGGTTTTTATCTTTGACTTTCCTCCAAGGATGTGGTATGGTTTAGAGGATCATTTAATATCGAAGCAAGCTACTCTTTTTACGACAAATGCCATCTCGTAAAAAAAAGTTCGAACATCCGTACTGCAGTACATTATGTGCTGGCGAGAGACTACAGTCTCTCACAAGAGGAAGTGTTCAATTCTGAACTTTCgggaattgaaaagaatctGAAGCTTTTAAAGATGAGGCTCTATCTgagcttcaagttcaatgaCAGGGATGAATGCATTGCTTTTTGAATGGATCACCGTTCAACTCCTTGGCGAATCATAAATCATCTCTTCTTGCCTCTTTATAACCTTTTCatctggaaagaagatcttAGACAAGTTTTCTATTGTCTTACTTGCGTAGCCATCTGGCTGTTTTTCTTTCCAGAATCGATTTTTGAACAAAACCAATTCCTCAGATTTTCACCAGATTTTCACCAGCTTAACCCAGTGCCGTCCACTGCATTAAATTCCACGAATTTTTGCGATAATGACCTGACTGAGGAGCcatttccttttccatAGTCATCTTCTAAGCCCTCTGCGACTATATATTGTCGGGATCCAAAAATAACATTGGAGCTAAAGTTTAACATCTGAAATTCGGCTCGTCCGAGTTTGTCTTAAGCTTTTTAGCAACTGTCTCTAAAAATTATTGAGGCACGTGAGAATAGAAGCAAAAAGTCCCAACAAAAGCCTAGCTACACTAAACCGGCAAATCTTGGAAGCGATCGAATTTTAAATGCCTTTTTTAAAATCTTTACATTGTAGTATCTTCGGCGTTTCCAGAGCAAAACTAAATTGTTGCACTTGTCTTTCAGGCTGAGACTCGAGCGCAATTGAGGTAGCAGCTCGTTAGTCCCGGGCTAGTGGTAGCTAAGGCTGCACTTCTCGACATGGTACATGATGCATATGACACTCACAGGAGCGGTTAATCTCCATACAGGATACACCATTTGCAAACGCCCGGCTCTAGTCTCCTTAATGGGGGTATCCAACCAAACAGCAGTAGCTCCCGGTCGTGGTTTAAGGTCTAGAGCAAGAAAAAAGCTTGATCTGCAATCTGTGTCTGCCTTTACGTCGGCATGAGAGCAGAACAGAGTGCTCCGTGCGTTCACGATCTATGAAAGCTTATCCCAATCCTGCTGCTTTCCTTGCGAGTGGCTGGAATGCAATGCCAGAGGAGATCCATCTCACTTTCACGTAGACATGGGCCTTTAGCAGATTCGAATAAATACGACTGAATGACTATTCTAGAAGCTGCCCTTGGCTCATTCGAATTTCACAATATAATAATGCTTAATTCCAGTTTGACATTAAGAGTTCAAAATGAAATGCTGTGAAGAGAGATGATGTCATACCCATCGGTGTTTAGAACATGAATCAAGGTTTGGGCTACAGGGAGGGGTTCCAACTAAATCATGGATTTAGGGATCTTGGGACATTACCCAGATGTTTCCGGCTGTTCAGGATGACTTCGCACTTGCTCACTGGTATTCGCGATTTGATCAGCATTGAACCATCTTCAGATTCCGGGCGCTCCCGATTGAATATACGACAACAATAAAGGATCCTTCCGCTAACTTCCCAGGCTCAGATACGACTTCTTTCGCAAGATTACGAACCCTAAATATGAACATTTTTTCGTAGACACTGGCATTGGCAAAAGGCTGTCGTCCTGATCTAGGcattcttccaacaatatcGCAGATATTTTTTACCATTGGCCATGTATCCCTGCACATGGCCATGCAAGTTACATGCAGACATAGGCAAAAAATACATAACGAGCCTCTACCCGGAGCTCGTCTCCGAGACATGCATCTGAATCGTGCGCGATGTTACAATAGTTTTAGTGCCAATGTCACAGGTCCGGCCTTTAAAGCCATTCAGATATGCTATCAGCTAAAGCGAATCAGACCACTAACGAAAGCTTGGCGACGCTTGCATGAAACAGTCCAGTTTGTCATTCACCCAACAAACTCGGGCGAGAAGGTCGTCTCCAGGGAGAGACTGCTTGTTGCTCCCTACGCAATGGCGGGGGCCTTCTTTTTCTCCCAGTAGAAAGCAAATTTGAGTTTGCGCCAAACCTTGCAACGCACTCAGCAACGCACTGAGCAACGGCTTTGACTAGGTTTATCAAATAATACCATAGACAGAAAATTCGAAGAAAAAATACCCATGCAGGGCCGCACAGCTTTTTTTAGCAATAGCTCGTCTTGACGTCTCTGAAGGCTAACAATCTGCTATTGTTCCAACAGTCGCTTTACCCAGCGTATTGCCGGCCGCTATTTCCACATGTCATTGAAACTCAGAAGCAGAACCCGGAAAAGAGTTAAACCTATCGCTTCCACGGCTCTGGTTGGTGGGGGAGCAAGTGGGGGAGGGGGACTAGATCTTACCTATTCCTGGGTCGATGACCCAGCTGGCATTGCTAAGCGCAACTATTTTCCATTGCATTGATCCTTTCCTAGTTTTACTTGTTCTTGTGCATGGTGCGTCACAGCACCGTTCTGGAAAAGCAAGCAGACGAGCTGCATTATTTTATCGAGGCGCCGTAGGACATAGTCCATTTCTATAGTGCTGTTTCATATGCTCACAATTTGTTTTACAATCCATGTAAAGTAATGCTGCTCAATTGTAGTTGCAAACTGTGTCTGGTAGCACAGCCATGAATCTAAAATCCATTATGCTCTGTTAGACAAGTAACAACGTTACACCGAAACTAAAATCTCCCCTACAACTTGTTCTGCGGCagctttcttctgttccaATCCCCGGGGAATGTATGCGTGTCAGAGAAGACTCAGGAGGAGCCGTAGATTTCTGAAACACACCAATATACGATCCGTCGAACGCCTCCGGTCTGATGCTGGAGGGTCCCTCTTATCATGCCAGTAATAATTTCACAAGATCAACACGGCCACCTCGCGCTTTAGTGCAATGAAGGGTTGCGGAACCCTAATCGTAAGGGAATGCCTCATGTAAGTGACTACAGGATttattgcaaaaaaaaatgtcAGAAATGTTGACGAAGGGGTATCACAAAATGGGGGCATCTTCAATGCATGGAAACCAAGCAGAGAAACCGACCAGACAAAAAATGTCAGAAAAACTTTATGTCCGCATATTCAGATATAATATAATTTTCAGACATATCCGATCAATGCCGCATATAGTAATTCATTGTGTCTACCGCTGGCGTCTTAGCTATACACAAAAGCAGTTGCGAGAATTGTCATTTGCCTGATGGAACGTTTCACTCAAGCTTGAGACCACCGTATATGCTAGCGAATGTCATACCTTGGCTCCCCACGCCCGTAATACGTGGTGGTGACAAGGATACAATAGCTGCCAGTTGAGACAGCACCCAACATATGGGCCAATCCATAGCTGTCAGACTAAAACTAGTATTTTAGGGTGAAATTATGATTTAAATCGTTTCAGGTGGAAGCAAGATATTCATATGCTCTGCCGCGAGGAGCAGGGAAAGCAAGTTTCCTCCCGTTGCATCCAGAAATGAAGTGATCTTTTGTAAATGTCACTACATCTTCACTTGGAGCTGCAACTGTCCGCTTGGTGGTACATCTCATCTGATCTCACGCCCTATGAGATGGTCCTTCTGGCTGCTGTATTGCCCACTGTCTTGCTCTTCTCAAAACCTACGGCCGTAGGCAGATTTTTTATGCAGACGCGCAACTTGTGCAGACGCGCAATTGCTCCCCCATAATATCAAACCGCAATTTGCACTTATTGGCAACTGAGGCTACAATAATCGCTTAGGCAAATGATTTTGTGATGATCACAACTAGCCTGTCGTTCCAGGTAGCAAAATTCAGTACTGGAATACAAACGTAGTAAAAAAATACGAATAAACAATTGATTTAAAACTCTAATATTGTGAAATCTGTAGATCTTCAGCAGAGATCCGTCTAAGCAACTTTCACAGTCATTTGACCGATCAATCGGATGTTTTTTTTGCCAACGCAATCTAAAACTTTTAACAAAAACGACATTAAGGAGTCCCCCACTTTCAAAGGCGCGGTAGGAAGCGTCTGAATTTcatttcaacaactctttcttcaatgtcaaTCTTTTCATTATTGCCTGAGTGGTAATTTCAACAGAGTTGCCGTGAACGTGAACTTGTCCCTCCTACAGCTGGCAACAGGAGTTTTCTATTGTTATACCATCAAGCAGATCCGACAGCAAAATCATCTCAGTTCCACGAACACCGGAGATTACAGATAAAAGTCCTGTAATTTTTAGTTCGTTTCTGCACAGTTTCTGGTGGTAGAGTACGCCTACAATGAAAGACATATACAGGGCGGCTGAAGAGAAATTGTGGCTAGAGTCTAGGTTAGGAAATCAAGAGCATAGAGCGGAAGCCAAGAAATATCtgagaaagaaacaaaccTTATTTGACTTGTTTTAGCGAGTATTCAAAATTAAAATCCGCTTTTTGTATTTCTCAAAGAATAAAAATTGTATGGTGTACAGTTTTCCATAAGCCTGCTAAGTGGGCAGATACTGTTAATAATGGAGGTGACATTGGCGAGTTTCAACCTGGGGCAACGTTTCTCATGGAATCTAGCCTTGCGATTGCAACTGAAAACAAAAGCGATCAATGGAACGGAAAATCTCGCTTCAGCCCTACGTGAAAAAACGAGGACCTAGAACATGCTGCATGGTATAGACAAGATTATGTGAAAAGAAAGCCGTCCAAAACTGGAAGTCCTTGTTTCGAGTCGCTAATCTGAAACAAGGTTGGCAGTATGGCGGATGCCGGCGATATCCGAAAATCATGACCCATGACAATTCTCTGAAAATTGACAATACTTGGACAATACCTTAGCTCATGGCGGGAAGGTACTGAATGTATTGTTCGGGGACCTTTTCAACAAAGGTTTGTCCCTTGCTTGTACAATGTGCAACTGTAACATACGGGCCAACTCCTCAGGAGATTTCCAGGGAGTATTCACCATTGTGCTACCCAAGACCATTCAAGAAAGTTGTGCCCAAGGAGACTACAAAAAGTAGACGTAACTCTAATTGGAAATAATGGAAATAGTTCTCGGGTTGCCGATTTCCTGTCTTTTGACCAACATTAAACGGCCATGCCTAAAAATATTGCACCAAAGGTGTTTAGACTCGGTCAAGTTCACTTAGAATATTTTTGTCCAATAATACACGACTGGAAGAGGACTGGCGATGAAATTCTAACTGGCGGTGATCGATAAATCTATGAGACTGTCACGTATACTTCCCCAAACATTGCTGGTGAATAACCGAGAAACCTTGCAGATATGCCTGTGTACAAAGCGAATTAAAGTTGAATTTATTGCCATATAAACGATTATATGAAGGCATGCATATGTATTGTTAGACTATTTGCGTTTCTTACATGTAGCTTAAAAAATATTACAGTTGTTTCCTAGGGGTCCAAGAGTTTGCTTGAGGTGATTTTGAACGCTGTCGGAAGAATGATTCTAATTTTGGCTGCAGTTTCAATTTTTGTCTGTTAATTATTCTATTTTAAGATATTTTTTTACTGAATATTTCTGAAGAATATTATTTTATGCACATATTGCCAATCGTGCATACCTGCCGAACTTGCATATTCACACCCATaatcaagaatatgaatagATTTTGAAACTAAGCTTAAAGTAGTAAGGGAAAGCCTTTTGTCGCTTGTTAAGGAATATATATAAAGTTGCAAATGTCCCACCAGATTGACATATCTATAATCTGCTAATTTGTATCTTCCGGACCAGACTTTATCTTTTTGGTGTtcatttcaagaaaaacatTTATTGTTTCAACATATTGATTCTACAATAGTAACTTGActattcaacttcattcCTTTACACTTATATCTATTCACACGACACACTTCTATCCTTACAAACTCATATAAtgtcatcaacaactcccACATCGATTAGGTTGCCTTCGATAAGCGAATTAACCTCCCGCTCGTCTCCAATCAGCGAAGCTCCCTCGCAGTTGTCTCCAAGATTAAGAGCTGATTCTAGAGTACTTCCCAACCTAGGTGGATCTACTGGAAGCACATATTGGCATCCTTTGAAGGCGACTACTCCTTCCAATTACGTATTGGGGAACACTGGAACCACAAACCCGAACAGCTTGCTGAAGTTGCCATCTCCAACATTGCCATACTTCGATAACAAGCAAGGTCCAAGTCCGCTTGCAGCTGCTCCACATCACCAATTACCTACGCCGCCTCTGCACCAAGCATCAGCTCCATCGTCCACATCTAGTCCTACTTCTCACTACCAATACTATTTATACCACCAATTGCCCGTCATGCATCCTGGCGCATCGCCAGCCCCAGTGCAAGTGGCTCAACTGGTTACATATGCTACCACCGCCCCTGGTGGATCCTTCTACCCACAACCAGTGTACTACCACCAAGCACCAAATTCATCTGTGCCAATGCCAATGGGCCACACACAATATGCCATTCCAGAAGTGATAAACAAACCTACGAACAAATGCCATAGATGCGGCACTACCGAAACTCCTGAATGGCGTAGGGGCCCCAAGGGTGTCAGAACTCTCTGTAATGCATGTGGATTGTTCCACGCTAAGCTTGTAAAGAGAAAGGGAGCAGCTTTAGCAGCCGAGGAGGTGCTAAACAATAAAGTATGTAAGGGCAAGAACGGAAGAAGGATTAGCATCAAGAAGCATTTGTTGAACGAGAGCATGAAGAACTCCGCTGGGCCCTCGTTGACGAAGCCCGACGGATTCCAGCATCAAAGTCTTCGTCAGCTTCCTACGGCCACTGCCTTGCCGTTGCCTACACCAATATCTAGTCACTTACAGGGGTCGGCTGCACACTGTAGCCACCCCAATAACTACCCTACACATGCATTGCATTTAATTCGTCACTAGCGTCGTCAGTTTAATATAATTTCAATTTAATACATACCTACCTGAGGAAGTAATGTAGACGAGATGGAAAATATCCGAAATAGAATGAAACTTACGAAGGCTGTTTCAtccaagaattggaagagaatTCGTACCCCCTACATAAGATTTGGCTTACATCTGAGATTACTGTTAAGCGACATGTTGCAAGCCAGATGCAACTCAAGAAAAAAGATCGAGCATTTTTAAGTCCACCAAAAATCGTACAATCTGAAAAACAGGAACACAAACTCTTAGTCCTGCGAGTAGTTATCGTCCGGTGCTTCATTAGCTTAGAAGTCACGTCGCTGCCATCTGGAGCTACGTCATATGCTCCCTGCTTCCTTATGAGAGTTCCACAATATTTTGCTAGGTCGTCTGCGAATTGCGCCGTACAATTTTCTGGCCACCGTCGGATATATAATTCTCAATTAAAACCGACGTCCCAGGCTTGGAGCCGATTCTGAGAGACGGTTCATTATTTTTCTAGAACCAGAATTTGGACGGGCGAAGCAATACGAGTGGGGTGGGGGGAGATATCCATGGCTaaaaaatgaaattcaCATCTTTTCCGGTGCAGGCGGTTGTTACGCAGTCGTTGCAGATCAGATGTAAAAGAAGGCTTCTATTTTCGCTGTGGGTTTCAGGCTTTTGTCGGAAAATGGCATAATGTAAAAAACAATGGGCGGGAGCCAGCAGGTAATGGGAATCGACCTTGCAGAAAAACAGATGATTTTTGTAATTCTAGAAATAAAAAAATGTAGCCGCCGCAACCCTGCCTATCAACCAGGCCATAGTTAAGGAGCTACTTGGCAAGTATTTGGATCCGGAAACGCGCTGCCATTGTAATAATT
Protein-coding regions in this window:
- the GAT3 gene encoding GATA-family DNA binding protein (GATA-4/5/6 transcription factors) translates to MSSTTPTSIRLPSISELTSRSSPISEAPSQLSPRLRADSRVLPNLGGSTGSTYWHPLKATTPSNYVLGNTGTTNPNSLSKLPSPTLPYFDNKQVAQSVTYATTAPGGSFYPQPVYYHQAPNSSVPMPMGHTQYAIPEVINKPTNKCHRCGTTETPEWRRGPKGVRTLCNACGLFHAKLVKRKGAALAAEEVLNNKVCKGKNGRRISIKKHLLNESMKNS
- the NBM8 gene encoding NADH-ubiquinone oxidoreductase B18 subunit (Complex I-B18) (CI-B18) (NADH-ubiquinone oxidoreductase B18 subunit (Complex I-B18) (Bovine) (NB8M) (CI-B18)), with amino-acid sequence MSVTEFPPLLSEDDLQKYKVPLRWRDRCAAYFALYHTCLIRQSANSSVDCKHDKHSWEECENLDFIRRQQELKQVKEQRRAELS